A single genomic interval of Parvularculales bacterium harbors:
- the lpxB gene encoding lipid-A-disaccharide synthase produces MNKSPSIMLVAGEPSGDYLGGRLMSALQEDSPQGISFYGVGGGFMAAQGLNSLFSIQEISVNGLQEVITRIPHLLRHIKQVADFAIEKKPDLLVIIDSPDFTHRVARRVRRLAPEIPIVNYVPPTVWLWRKGRARRMRKYVDLILSLLPFEPRVFEQEKGPPCIYTGHPAVEVYMNGDQERGRGFRQKYNISDNETILLLAPGSRYNEIQRLNSVFERTLSLLSQRYPRLRPVVLATVSVEPQVRDLVSRWSVPHVLVIENSEQVDLFRASNVALAASGTISLELALANVPTVIAYTAGVLTGVIVHSLHGTGFLNLEYASLVNIALQRKIVPEHLAIRLNPKKISQSVLKLLTDDNKRNVVFQGFADFQKLMSVTGSSPTQKAAGEIMGLLREKSKRTDLSV; encoded by the coding sequence TTGAATAAATCGCCATCCATCATGTTGGTGGCCGGTGAACCTTCCGGCGATTATTTAGGGGGGAGATTGATGTCCGCCTTACAAGAAGATTCACCTCAGGGTATCTCTTTTTATGGGGTGGGTGGGGGATTCATGGCTGCACAAGGGTTAAACTCATTGTTTTCCATTCAGGAGATCTCTGTTAATGGATTACAGGAAGTTATAACGCGAATACCACATTTGTTGCGCCATATAAAACAAGTAGCGGATTTTGCCATAGAGAAAAAACCTGATCTGCTTGTTATTATTGACAGTCCAGATTTTACTCACAGAGTAGCCCGTCGTGTGCGGCGCTTGGCACCGGAAATCCCCATCGTCAATTACGTTCCCCCCACAGTTTGGTTATGGCGAAAGGGCCGGGCGCGGCGCATGAGAAAATATGTTGATTTAATTCTTTCGCTTTTGCCCTTTGAGCCTCGAGTCTTTGAGCAAGAAAAGGGCCCGCCATGTATTTATACGGGTCATCCGGCGGTTGAAGTTTATATGAACGGTGATCAGGAAAGGGGGAGAGGTTTTAGGCAAAAATATAACATTTCAGACAACGAAACCATCCTTCTGTTAGCACCGGGTAGCCGCTATAATGAAATTCAGCGCTTAAATTCAGTGTTTGAGAGGACGTTATCTTTACTCAGTCAGCGTTATCCCCGTTTGCGGCCTGTTGTGTTGGCTACTGTTTCCGTTGAGCCTCAGGTGCGTGATCTTGTTTCCCGTTGGTCTGTGCCTCACGTGCTTGTTATAGAGAACAGCGAGCAAGTTGACCTTTTCAGAGCTTCGAATGTGGCTTTAGCCGCTTCGGGAACAATATCCCTTGAACTGGCTCTTGCCAATGTGCCCACGGTAATTGCTTATACGGCCGGTGTTCTTACAGGGGTTATTGTGCACTCATTACACGGTACGGGGTTTCTGAATTTAGAATATGCAAGTTTGGTGAATATCGCCTTGCAGAGAAAAATTGTACCTGAACATTTAGCGATCAGGTTGAATCCAAAAAAAATTTCCCAAAGCGTTTTAAAACTCTTAACAGACGATAACAAAAGAAATGTGGTTTTTCAAGGGTTTGCAGACTTTCAAAAACTGATGAGCGTGACCGGCTCAAGCCCAACACAAAAGGCCGCAGGCGAAATTATGGGGCTTTTAAGAGAGAAAAGTAAGAGAACAGACCTGAGCGTTTAG